In Spirosoma aureum, a single genomic region encodes these proteins:
- a CDS encoding tetratricopeptide repeat protein has translation MLKFYFLPILFLCVAGNLSAQQAGDTKAAQTLLEQTRTSVRSQLRQSTTGRAALLKRMLDLGLWQEATDALKTGEGLSNAEKSLLWAEYHWLTNDFQQAEKDVKSALAFDKNNSWAKRSKALLAIEAWDLQNAEKQCKALLTSNPNDEETSVVLGRALLLQKKYPEALAVAKKLQNKNPKLAAAYLLEANVYFWDQHPEQAEAPLVKSLTLDPLNADARFSYGYAIWRRIDATQLNDMAAQWQLALAINPLHFQTHWHWGNGHTNLTYADYSDKDEKEIREKLKEVDKLFRANRLADAVAITRQVEQQYPSSVLPAMHRASIYYSDFDSPNRKANLDSAQQIFTTILDRKKHYGPAHNGLSAVIKSKRIPYLMTYDSITNVLKTTKINDPENFANVFPDLSYYSGNRAKAMVWNQMYTSVVYFPFLSKQGNAFVVPPLHIDLAIAMRSPYFRFTTTFDNRQWMDIRGVGSGAAAIEYVERGAYEERNVVLHEYVHLFHGRVLTDAENRQIRERYYHAMKNKLTLDYYSQNNESEYFAQTYPAYFESMKVHPLDFKSMNITAELKAKDPEMYKFLDALVKKERAYLNGNKAVMASNWAQVYINLSNKVIKSDSVAAAKYLDTALVYDNKYQPAYLAYARLKQQQKDFEKALSYIKSAETIDPGYAPVYAAYSQLEEAKYTPDKSRDELIKTQAGWLQKALDLEKDFQTRASVAIQLRDMYFQNGRISQAIKAAEDYAANGPDVSTYLRDRRDDAKAFAAAQRGMLGYADQLDVLKKLVLQRPQNYELRGLYADALLTNGRYQECIETMKQVQRILEAGKNGRTDFDLRIAESYAKLNKQDSLTYYLDKVKAEKAELTAIDKQRLVRLFALAKRVPEAEALFTSLPSKGTLIYQSAAFQSNGHIQALNGKSDDAITNFKKSLEYNPYNLDSYVGLASLYKQAGKQAELKGLLAAANQLDIKPGEIAGL, from the coding sequence ATGCTGAAATTCTATTTTCTGCCTATACTCTTCCTGTGCGTTGCGGGCAACTTATCAGCCCAACAGGCTGGCGATACCAAAGCAGCACAAACCCTTTTGGAGCAGACCCGAACGTCGGTGCGCAGTCAGCTTCGGCAAAGCACTACCGGTAGAGCCGCACTACTCAAACGGATGCTCGACCTTGGCCTCTGGCAGGAAGCAACGGATGCCCTCAAAACAGGGGAAGGCTTAAGTAACGCTGAGAAATCGCTTCTTTGGGCGGAATATCACTGGCTAACGAACGATTTTCAACAGGCTGAAAAAGACGTAAAAAGCGCGCTGGCATTCGATAAAAACAATAGCTGGGCAAAACGGTCGAAGGCACTACTGGCTATTGAAGCCTGGGACTTGCAGAACGCCGAGAAGCAATGCAAGGCGCTTCTTACCAGTAACCCAAATGACGAAGAAACGTCGGTGGTGCTGGGTCGGGCACTGTTGCTCCAAAAGAAATACCCTGAAGCGCTGGCCGTTGCGAAGAAACTTCAGAATAAGAACCCTAAACTGGCCGCAGCTTACCTGCTCGAAGCCAATGTTTATTTCTGGGATCAACACCCCGAACAGGCAGAAGCTCCGCTCGTGAAGTCCCTAACGCTCGACCCGTTGAATGCCGATGCCCGCTTCAGTTATGGCTATGCCATCTGGCGACGGATCGATGCCACGCAATTGAACGACATGGCGGCTCAGTGGCAACTGGCGCTCGCTATTAATCCGCTTCATTTTCAGACACACTGGCATTGGGGAAATGGCCATACCAACCTTACCTATGCCGATTACTCGGATAAGGACGAGAAAGAAATTCGGGAGAAGTTAAAAGAAGTCGATAAGTTGTTCCGGGCCAACCGGCTTGCCGACGCCGTAGCCATTACGCGTCAGGTTGAGCAGCAATACCCATCGTCGGTACTGCCCGCCATGCACCGGGCGTCTATTTACTACAGCGATTTCGACAGTCCGAATCGCAAGGCCAATCTGGACTCGGCCCAGCAGATATTTACGACCATTCTGGATCGAAAAAAGCATTATGGTCCGGCTCACAATGGATTGTCGGCGGTCATCAAATCGAAGCGAATACCGTATCTGATGACCTATGATTCGATCACGAACGTACTCAAAACCACAAAAATTAACGATCCGGAAAACTTCGCGAACGTATTTCCTGATCTGAGTTACTATTCGGGCAACCGCGCCAAGGCAATGGTCTGGAATCAGATGTATACCAGCGTTGTGTATTTCCCTTTCCTCTCGAAACAGGGCAATGCGTTTGTGGTGCCACCGCTCCATATTGACCTGGCCATCGCCATGCGATCTCCTTATTTTCGGTTCACGACTACGTTCGATAACCGGCAATGGATGGACATTCGGGGTGTAGGTAGCGGAGCCGCAGCCATCGAATACGTAGAACGGGGTGCTTATGAGGAGCGGAACGTGGTGTTGCATGAATACGTCCACCTGTTTCATGGGCGAGTGCTCACCGATGCCGAAAATCGGCAAATTCGTGAGCGGTATTATCATGCTATGAAAAACAAGCTCACGCTGGATTATTATTCGCAGAATAACGAATCTGAATATTTTGCGCAGACATACCCCGCTTATTTTGAGTCGATGAAAGTGCATCCGCTGGACTTCAAGTCGATGAATATAACCGCGGAACTGAAAGCTAAAGATCCGGAAATGTATAAGTTTCTGGACGCTTTGGTCAAAAAAGAACGCGCGTATCTAAACGGCAACAAGGCTGTTATGGCCTCTAACTGGGCGCAGGTTTACATTAATCTGAGCAACAAAGTAATCAAGTCAGATTCGGTAGCTGCGGCTAAGTACCTCGATACGGCCTTAGTCTACGATAACAAATACCAGCCTGCTTACCTGGCCTACGCCCGACTCAAACAACAACAGAAGGATTTCGAGAAGGCGCTTAGTTACATCAAATCCGCCGAAACGATCGATCCCGGCTATGCTCCTGTTTATGCGGCCTATTCGCAGCTTGAAGAAGCGAAATACACTCCTGACAAAAGCCGGGATGAGTTAATTAAAACGCAGGCTGGCTGGTTGCAGAAAGCATTGGATCTGGAGAAAGATTTTCAGACGCGGGCCTCCGTTGCTATCCAGTTACGGGATATGTATTTCCAGAACGGTCGTATCAGTCAGGCGATCAAAGCGGCAGAAGACTATGCCGCCAACGGACCCGATGTGTCGACCTACCTGCGCGACCGGCGCGACGATGCGAAAGCGTTTGCCGCAGCCCAACGGGGTATGTTAGGCTATGCCGATCAGCTCGATGTGCTCAAAAAACTGGTCTTGCAACGACCGCAGAACTATGAATTACGTGGCTTATACGCCGATGCATTACTGACTAACGGACGCTACCAAGAGTGTATCGAAACCATGAAGCAGGTTCAGCGGATACTGGAAGCGGGCAAAAACGGGCGTACCGACTTTGATTTACGCATCGCAGAAAGTTATGCAAAACTGAATAAACAGGATTCACTCACCTACTATCTGGATAAGGTGAAAGCCGAGAAAGCCGAGCTTACGGCTATCGATAAACAGCGATTGGTCCGTCTGTTTGCGCTGGCGAAACGGGTACCCGAAGCCGAAGCCCTTTTCACCAGCCTGCCATCGAAAGGGACATTGATTTATCAATCGGCAGCATTCCAGTCGAATGGGCACATTCAGGCACTGAATGGCAAATCGGATGACGCCATAACGAATTTCAAAAAATCGCTGGAATACAATCCCTATAACCTCGACAGTTACGTCGGGCTGGCTAGTCTGTATAAGCAGGCAGGAAAACAGGCTGAACTGAAGGGCCTACTGGCAGCTGCCAACCAACTCGACATTAAACCGGGAGAAATCGCTGGTTTATAG
- a CDS encoding SusD/RagB family nutrient-binding outer membrane lipoprotein, translating into MKKLLYTTVLATGLAFSSCSTFLDVNDDPNNIKGVQVSQLLPSVTVNIGYMGASDLLRYSTLLMQQFSGQGPNTGFATFKEYERYNINNSDVNGQWSTIFSTIVSDLELMIAQATTENSPHYAGVGKILKAYVYQIVVDSWGDTPYSEAGRHSANFYPKFDDDEAIYKDLIRLLDDGIKDVSATTSTMSPNVNSTIYSGATWAASQTKWIQFANTLKLRIFLHYSAKDPAFTSAQITALINSGAKFMASNADNFQMLFLSESQRQNPLYSMENGQFKNQFFPHRFIVDLMNSKNDPRRASYFIPFPFNSSPATYKGASALDPDPSANYSRSYQYVYGTPSAPNQALVNANGSLKDGAITFSGNSPARLLTFAEYNFIRAEAALLYSAPGSAQSFFEAGIRASMTDAAVPAADVTTYLTANGTLKGTPQQMLQQIINEKYVANHAVLVEPWTDYRRTGYPALTPFKTPFAIYDEVPRSLFYAQSEISNNPNAKQKSTMLERVFWDTRK; encoded by the coding sequence ATGAAGAAGTTACTCTATACAACGGTACTTGCCACTGGATTGGCCTTTAGCTCTTGCAGTACGTTTCTGGATGTAAACGATGATCCAAACAACATTAAGGGCGTACAAGTCTCTCAATTGTTGCCATCCGTTACGGTAAACATCGGCTACATGGGTGCCAGCGATCTGTTGCGCTACTCTACGCTGCTGATGCAGCAATTCAGCGGACAGGGGCCTAATACGGGTTTTGCTACCTTTAAAGAATATGAGCGGTATAACATCAACAATTCGGATGTAAACGGTCAGTGGAGCACGATCTTTTCGACCATTGTGAGCGATCTGGAATTAATGATCGCACAGGCAACAACCGAAAATAGCCCACACTATGCCGGGGTAGGCAAGATCCTGAAAGCCTATGTCTATCAGATCGTTGTCGACAGCTGGGGCGATACGCCCTACTCAGAAGCTGGTCGTCATAGCGCCAACTTCTATCCTAAGTTTGACGATGACGAAGCGATCTATAAAGATCTGATTCGTTTGCTCGACGATGGCATTAAAGACGTCAGTGCAACCACGTCGACCATGTCGCCCAACGTCAACAGCACGATTTACAGTGGTGCTACCTGGGCCGCTTCGCAAACCAAGTGGATTCAGTTTGCCAATACCCTGAAACTGCGCATCTTCCTGCATTATTCGGCAAAAGATCCTGCCTTTACGTCGGCACAAATTACGGCGCTGATCAATAGTGGCGCTAAATTTATGGCTAGTAATGCAGACAATTTTCAGATGCTTTTTCTGTCGGAATCGCAACGTCAGAATCCGCTCTACAGCATGGAAAACGGTCAGTTCAAAAACCAGTTTTTCCCGCATCGCTTTATTGTGGATTTGATGAATTCGAAGAATGATCCCCGTCGGGCATCCTACTTCATTCCATTTCCGTTCAACTCCAGCCCTGCCACCTATAAGGGCGCGAGTGCACTCGATCCCGACCCATCGGCAAACTACTCGCGGAGCTATCAATACGTATACGGTACGCCCTCAGCGCCGAACCAGGCGCTGGTCAACGCCAATGGCAGTTTGAAAGATGGCGCGATTACGTTTAGTGGTAACAGTCCGGCTCGGTTACTTACGTTTGCTGAGTACAATTTCATTCGGGCCGAAGCGGCACTCTTATACAGCGCTCCTGGCAGTGCACAGAGCTTTTTCGAAGCCGGGATTCGGGCGTCGATGACTGATGCCGCCGTACCGGCAGCCGATGTTACTACGTACCTGACTGCTAACGGAACGCTGAAAGGAACTCCTCAGCAAATGCTCCAGCAAATCATTAACGAGAAATATGTGGCTAACCACGCCGTACTGGTCGAACCGTGGACTGACTACCGCAGAACGGGTTATCCGGCTTTAACGCCTTTCAAAACGCCGTTTGCCATCTACGATGAAGTGCCGCGGTCACTGTTCTATGCTCAGTCTGAAATAAGCAATAACCCAAATGCCAAACAGAAAAGCACGATGCTTGAACGGGTATTCTGGGATACGCGCAAGTAA
- a CDS encoding SusC/RagA family TonB-linked outer membrane protein, which translates to MKQSLTTMRGFMVLLAACFCLLTESSGLAGTVSSFPKPADVEVTGTVTFKDDGTPLPGASVLLKGSPNVGTITDANGKFRINVPDDATLVVSYIGYIAQEIKLNGRSTLTVSLEADAQQLSEVVVTSFGIARDRKTLGYGVSEVKAEQITKSPTTDVTNSLAGKVAGVQVTGAGGGFAGSNVTIRGFSTFTGSNQPLYVVNGVPLDNSNGSAASNGSNSVNTGVVNSSRISDINPQDIESISVLKGAAATVLYGSRAASGVILITTKRGKKGTNKQISFSTNTAVGTISRFPKFQNQYAQGSNGTYANNVAGSWGPLIQGQTVTNWFGNQETLTAYPDNVRDILQNSISSQNDLSFSGASDKYDYRVSYGNAYETALIPNNKLSRNNLTVNAGTQLTNKFRIATAFTYTNNVSDRTQSGNQGSNPLWRGIYTPRSYDLTNMPSQDAAGNQLWFAAEDQPYWAINHVKNHQEVNRFYGNINLKYDITDWLQADLKVGSDVFTYVTKGFDDKGVRSNANTSSAGAGGVLDRSEITRNLNSYLTVTANRKLTSDLHLTATVGNEIISNYNSFIQDIGLGIVVAGFDNVKNFLTFNPTSAITQQRTVGFFGDVVFDYKTWLSVNAKARNDFASTLSPGNQSIFYPAVAVSFVPTEAFPSIKSKFLSSAKIRANVGEVGKGATPYVINTYYGKASASDGLGSTAVNFPFNGLAGYTYNNSTGNPNLTPEFTREIELGAELAFFNGRLSIDGSVYRRDSRNLIFSVPVPSTSGFTSLATNAGKLSTKGIELLVTGNIIEKENFSWESSLNFTSFRSIVEELAPGVANISIGGFTSPNIQLVPGQPYGQIWSNAYQRNAQGQMIIGSNGLPKPTTNVQAVGNPNPKFTMGFSNTFNYKGFSLSFLFDYKYKGDQLSRTIGDLRINGVSEETAKYPRFNADGTANKPYVFDGVLDDGTKNTIGVTAQQYFSLQGKYVAWEGYVLDATYLKLREANLTYKLPASILGKSNFIKGLQLSVYGRNLFIYAPNYPDLDPEQNLLGVSNARGLEFGITPTARTIGGSLRATF; encoded by the coding sequence GTACTGTCACCTTCAAAGATGATGGCACACCACTACCTGGTGCTTCTGTTTTGTTAAAAGGTAGCCCCAATGTTGGTACGATTACCGATGCGAATGGCAAATTCCGCATCAATGTACCCGACGATGCCACGCTGGTTGTGAGTTATATCGGCTACATTGCCCAGGAGATCAAATTAAATGGTCGCTCTACCTTGACTGTTTCTTTAGAAGCGGACGCTCAGCAGTTGAGCGAAGTTGTAGTCACTTCATTTGGTATAGCACGCGACAGAAAAACGCTGGGCTACGGCGTCAGTGAAGTAAAAGCCGAACAGATCACCAAATCCCCCACCACCGACGTGACCAACTCACTGGCTGGTAAAGTTGCCGGGGTGCAGGTAACCGGAGCAGGCGGTGGCTTTGCGGGTTCTAACGTAACGATACGGGGTTTTTCGACATTTACAGGGAGTAACCAACCGCTGTACGTCGTCAATGGTGTTCCGCTCGATAACTCCAACGGTAGTGCGGCATCGAACGGCAGTAATTCGGTCAATACGGGGGTTGTCAACTCCAGTCGGATCTCCGACATAAACCCACAGGATATTGAGAGCATCAGCGTCCTGAAGGGAGCAGCAGCTACCGTACTGTATGGGTCAAGAGCCGCATCGGGCGTTATTCTGATTACGACCAAGAGGGGCAAAAAAGGGACGAACAAGCAGATTTCCTTCTCGACCAATACCGCGGTTGGAACGATTAGCCGTTTTCCCAAATTCCAGAATCAATATGCACAGGGCAGCAATGGAACGTATGCCAACAACGTAGCTGGTTCCTGGGGGCCGCTCATTCAGGGACAAACCGTAACGAACTGGTTTGGCAATCAGGAAACCTTGACCGCGTATCCAGACAATGTCCGGGATATTCTGCAAAACTCGATCTCGTCGCAGAACGACCTTAGTTTTTCGGGTGCCAGTGATAAATATGATTACCGGGTATCGTATGGAAATGCCTACGAAACGGCGCTTATTCCGAACAATAAATTAAGCCGAAACAACCTGACCGTTAATGCCGGTACACAACTGACCAATAAGTTCAGAATAGCGACTGCCTTTACGTATACCAATAACGTTTCTGACCGCACCCAATCGGGTAATCAGGGTTCTAACCCATTATGGCGGGGTATTTATACGCCACGTAGTTATGATTTAACCAATATGCCTTCGCAGGATGCGGCAGGCAATCAGCTTTGGTTTGCGGCAGAAGATCAGCCTTACTGGGCCATTAACCACGTTAAAAACCATCAGGAAGTAAACCGGTTTTACGGCAACATCAACCTGAAATATGATATTACGGATTGGTTACAGGCTGATCTGAAGGTGGGTAGTGACGTATTCACTTACGTAACCAAAGGGTTCGATGACAAAGGCGTTCGGAGTAATGCCAACACCTCTTCGGCTGGCGCAGGTGGTGTTTTAGATCGCTCAGAAATAACCCGGAACCTCAATTCGTACTTAACCGTAACGGCGAACCGGAAACTCACCAGCGACCTGCACCTGACAGCTACCGTTGGGAATGAAATCATTTCCAACTACAACAGTTTCATTCAGGATATTGGTTTAGGTATCGTTGTGGCCGGATTCGATAACGTTAAAAACTTTTTGACGTTTAACCCAACATCGGCTATTACGCAACAGCGGACGGTCGGCTTTTTTGGTGACGTTGTTTTCGACTACAAAACCTGGCTGTCGGTGAATGCAAAGGCGCGGAATGACTTTGCTTCGACCCTGTCGCCGGGCAATCAGTCTATTTTCTATCCGGCGGTTGCCGTAAGTTTTGTACCAACCGAGGCCTTTCCTTCCATCAAATCCAAGTTCCTGTCGTCGGCCAAAATTCGGGCTAACGTCGGTGAAGTTGGTAAAGGCGCGACGCCTTACGTAATCAATACGTATTACGGAAAAGCCAGTGCATCAGATGGCCTTGGCTCAACTGCCGTTAACTTCCCGTTCAATGGTCTGGCCGGATACACGTATAACAACAGCACAGGGAATCCAAACCTGACACCAGAATTTACGCGTGAAATCGAATTGGGTGCTGAACTGGCCTTTTTCAATGGACGACTCAGCATTGATGGATCGGTTTACCGTCGGGATAGCCGGAATCTGATTTTCTCTGTTCCGGTTCCTTCGACGTCAGGTTTCACGAGTCTGGCTACCAACGCGGGTAAGCTTTCGACCAAAGGAATTGAATTGCTGGTTACCGGCAATATTATCGAAAAGGAAAACTTCAGTTGGGAAAGCTCCCTCAACTTTACCAGCTTCAGATCAATTGTTGAAGAGCTGGCACCCGGTGTAGCCAATATCTCGATCGGTGGCTTTACATCGCCCAACATTCAGTTGGTTCCCGGTCAGCCATACGGGCAAATCTGGTCAAATGCCTATCAGCGGAACGCACAGGGGCAAATGATCATTGGCAGCAATGGATTGCCAAAACCAACCACCAACGTTCAGGCAGTTGGCAATCCGAATCCGAAGTTCACGATGGGCTTCAGCAATACCTTCAATTACAAGGGTTTCAGCCTTTCGTTCCTGTTTGATTACAAATACAAAGGCGATCAGCTCTCGCGGACCATTGGTGATTTGCGCATCAACGGTGTTTCGGAAGAAACTGCTAAATATCCCCGATTCAATGCCGATGGCACCGCCAATAAGCCGTATGTATTCGATGGTGTTCTGGACGATGGCACGAAGAACACGATTGGTGTAACGGCCCAGCAATACTTCAGTCTGCAAGGCAAGTATGTAGCCTGGGAAGGGTATGTACTGGATGCTACGTATCTGAAATTACGCGAAGCCAACCTTACCTACAAATTACCCGCATCAATACTGGGCAAGTCGAATTTTATTAAAGGCTTACAATTGTCGGTTTATGGTCGCAACCTGTTCATCTATGCGCCTAATTATCCAGACCTCGATCCTGAACAAAACCTGTTAGGGGTCAGCAATGCACGCGGTCTTGAATTTGGTATCACGCCTACTGCACGGACTATTGGTGGCAGCCTGAGAGCGACGTTTTAA